Proteins from a single region of Dehalococcoidales bacterium:
- the malQ gene encoding 4-alpha-glucanotransferase → METARMKLQLGQLARLYNVQTAYLNIDRFLEPAAPESLLAILKALGAPVITEKDIPAAIRERKLSLRRQPVEPVTIAWDGARPAVKMNCPAPLADAPVTCRLETESGERTEWPVPPDAMKVLSGTDVEGISYLTREITLTRGLPYGYHRLTLDMKGNSCRTQIIAAPQKTFTPEGPDERRWGTFIPLYALRGKDSWGSGDYRALGELADWVGGKGGSVLATLPLLPLYLDEPYEASPYAPVSRLLWSEFYVDIAGLPELDDCPAARSLVNSDAFRGEIARLRQNPLVDYRGVMALKRRAMEEMCRCLLNRPGARRDEFLRFVRENPLVERYAAFRAVMEKREAPWPAWPQTLRDGNITPGDYDDNVKDYQLYAQWLAHRQVEELSVNARAKGMKMYFDLPLGVHAAGFDVWQHRDSFVAGVTAGAPPDAVFTGGQDWYCPPLHPENIRRDGYQYVRDYLRHNLQYADILRVDHVMGLHRLFWIPPGGDAGRGVYVKYHAEELYAVLCLESHCHQCVIVGEDLGMVPGYVRKSMSRHGLDRMYVLYYELAEDASKAMHAIAPSTVASLNTHDMSPFAAFWDGDDIKERLNMGLTDAAGAVEERKHRRVVKNSLTNFLRQKKFLAKAASGTRAALSACLAYLSASRSRTVLVNLEDLWLEKRSQNVPGVGEKYPSWRRKACYTLKEFSNDKDVSAALAGVDRRRKHRMEREG, encoded by the coding sequence ATGGAAACAGCCAGGATGAAATTACAGCTCGGGCAGCTTGCCCGACTTTACAACGTGCAGACGGCGTATTTAAATATCGACCGTTTCCTGGAACCGGCTGCCCCGGAAAGCCTGCTGGCGATACTTAAAGCCCTGGGCGCCCCGGTAATAACGGAAAAGGACATCCCGGCGGCCATACGGGAAAGAAAACTGTCGCTCCGGCGGCAGCCGGTCGAACCGGTTACTATAGCCTGGGACGGGGCGCGCCCGGCGGTCAAAATGAATTGCCCCGCCCCCCTGGCGGATGCCCCCGTGACCTGCCGCCTGGAGACGGAAAGCGGGGAGCGGACGGAATGGCCGGTGCCGCCGGACGCCATGAAAGTCCTTTCCGGCACTGACGTCGAGGGCATCAGCTATTTGACCAGAGAGATTACCTTGACGCGGGGACTGCCTTACGGCTATCACCGGCTGACTTTAGATATGAAGGGTAATTCCTGCCGGACGCAAATCATCGCCGCGCCGCAGAAAACATTCACACCGGAAGGCCCCGATGAACGGCGCTGGGGCACATTTATCCCGCTGTACGCTTTACGGGGGAAAGATAGCTGGGGCAGCGGGGACTACCGCGCTTTAGGGGAGCTGGCGGACTGGGTGGGGGGAAAAGGGGGGAGCGTCCTGGCTACGCTGCCTTTGCTGCCGCTCTACCTGGACGAGCCTTACGAGGCCAGCCCCTACGCGCCGGTCAGCCGCTTGCTCTGGAGCGAGTTTTACGTGGATATAGCCGGATTGCCGGAGCTTGACGACTGCCCCGCGGCGCGGTCGCTGGTAAACTCGGACGCTTTCCGGGGGGAAATTGCAAGACTGCGCCAAAACCCGCTGGTGGACTACCGCGGTGTCATGGCTTTGAAGCGGCGGGCCATGGAGGAAATGTGCCGCTGCCTCTTGAACAGGCCGGGCGCACGCCGCGATGAGTTCCTCCGCTTTGTACGGGAAAACCCGCTGGTGGAGCGCTACGCCGCCTTCCGGGCGGTGATGGAAAAGCGTGAAGCGCCCTGGCCGGCCTGGCCGCAGACTTTGCGGGACGGCAATATTACCCCCGGTGACTACGATGATAACGTTAAAGACTACCAACTTTACGCGCAGTGGCTGGCGCACCGGCAGGTGGAGGAGCTATCCGTAAACGCCCGCGCCAAAGGCATGAAAATGTACTTCGATTTGCCGCTGGGCGTCCACGCCGCCGGGTTCGATGTATGGCAGCACCGGGACAGCTTTGTGGCCGGCGTGACCGCCGGAGCGCCGCCGGATGCCGTTTTTACCGGTGGGCAGGACTGGTATTGCCCCCCGCTCCACCCGGAAAATATAAGGCGGGACGGCTATCAATACGTGCGCGACTACCTGCGGCACAACTTGCAGTACGCGGATATATTGCGCGTCGACCATGTGATGGGGCTGCACCGCCTTTTCTGGATTCCGCCGGGAGGAGATGCCGGGCGGGGGGTGTACGTTAAGTACCATGCGGAAGAGCTTTACGCCGTCCTTTGCCTGGAGTCCCATTGTCACCAATGCGTCATCGTCGGTGAAGACTTGGGCATGGTGCCCGGCTACGTGCGTAAAAGCATGTCCCGCCACGGGCTGGACCGCATGTACGTCCTCTATTATGAGCTGGCGGAGGACGCCTCCAAAGCCATGCACGCTATCGCACCGTCCACCGTGGCCAGCCTCAATACCCACGATATGTCGCCCTTCGCCGCTTTCTGGGACGGGGACGATATTAAGGAAAGATTAAACATGGGTCTGACGGACGCCGCCGGGGCTGTAGAGGAAAGAAAGCATCGGCGCGTGGTAAAAAACAGCCTGACCAATTTCCTCCGGCAGAAGAAGTTCCTGGCTAAAGCGGCCTCCGGCACGCGGGCGGCGTTGAGTGCCTGCCTGGCCTATCTCAGCGCCAGCCGGTCGCGCACGGTGCTGGTCAACCTGGAAGACCTCTGGCTGGAAAAGCGGTCGCAGAACGTGCCGGGCGTAGGTGAAAAGTACCCCAGCTGGCGGCGCAAAGCGTGCTATACTTTAAAGGAGTTCAGTAACGATAAAGACGTCAGCGCCGCGCTGGCCGGGGTTGACCGTCGCCGTAAACACCGGATGGAAAGGGAAGGCTAG
- a CDS encoding DUF4870 domain-containing protein, whose amino-acid sequence MELSPEERRKIYEEEKARVEAREQLEREQRGAPYASTVNLAPGISGLLCYLGIWITGIIFFILEQQNKWVRFHAAQSIVVFGSIGIAMGVLGWIPFIGWFFSAVLGILGVILWIVLMVKAYQGERFRVPLAAELAEAMVGWTFRTSDTPPAAAQPAAAPFSAPPPPVAPPAPPSPPPPPYRAAATGDERPSRQREDVTGRHRELRVTGYAFVLAWCVILLVGLNFFHEYIAYYTYHAATSTWSWKSFFTDDIERWLPILNAALIVSIVGHTVLILLDNILLRRAVHVITSGFGLAAVITLLAVYPFDFSTNVIPSSTAAAATDMGVKIGLICITVIYGISLLVRFINLLVSIGKAAAGGAD is encoded by the coding sequence ATGGAACTATCACCGGAAGAAAGAAGAAAAATCTACGAGGAAGAGAAGGCCAGGGTGGAAGCCCGGGAACAGCTGGAGCGGGAGCAGCGCGGCGCTCCCTACGCGTCCACCGTGAACCTCGCCCCCGGCATCAGCGGCCTGCTCTGCTACCTGGGCATCTGGATTACCGGCATTATCTTTTTTATCCTGGAGCAGCAGAACAAGTGGGTGCGCTTCCACGCCGCGCAGTCCATCGTGGTGTTCGGGTCGATAGGCATTGCCATGGGCGTGCTCGGCTGGATACCCTTCATCGGGTGGTTCTTCTCCGCCGTTCTCGGTATTCTCGGGGTAATCCTCTGGATAGTGCTGATGGTAAAAGCCTACCAGGGCGAGCGTTTCAGAGTGCCGCTGGCCGCCGAGCTGGCGGAAGCGATGGTGGGCTGGACTTTCAGGACGTCCGATACGCCGCCTGCCGCCGCCCAGCCGGCCGCTGCGCCTTTTTCCGCCCCACCACCCCCGGTCGCACCCCCGGCGCCGCCTTCTCCCCCGCCGCCGCCCTACCGCGCCGCCGCGACCGGCGATGAGCGACCCTCCCGCCAAAGGGAAGACGTTACGGGACGGCACCGCGAGCTGCGCGTCACCGGCTACGCCTTTGTCCTGGCCTGGTGCGTTATCCTGCTGGTGGGCCTTAACTTTTTCCATGAGTACATCGCTTACTACACCTATCACGCCGCCACCTCCACCTGGAGCTGGAAATCATTTTTCACGGATGACATCGAGCGCTGGCTGCCGATTTTGAATGCCGCGCTGATAGTCTCCATCGTCGGGCACACGGTACTGATACTGCTGGATAATATCCTTCTCCGCCGGGCCGTTCACGTTATCACCAGCGGCTTCGGGCTGGCGGCGGTTATCACCCTGCTGGCCGTTTATCCCTTTGATTTCAGCACCAATGTGATACCCAGCTCCACCGCCGCCGCCGCCACGGACATGGGCGTGAAAATAGGCTTAATCTGCATTACCGTGATTTACGGCATCAGCCTGCTGGTGAGATTTATCAACCTGCTGGTGAGCATCGGCAAGGCGGCAGCCGGAGGGGCGGACTGA
- a CDS encoding FAD-dependent oxidoreductase: MAKSVTMQTIKEPARDIKVIRECDVVVIGGGPGGIGAAVTAARNGADTVLIERYGYLGGMGTGGLVTIIPLLSDYFGKQQIAGITQEWIDRLISRDAVDYPKKEHWGSLEKDLVRYYFERSFFMTRLDRVSYAAIIDAEISKCVLDEMVKEAGVKVYCHAWGTEPIMEGNRCKGVIIESKAGRQAILGKIVIDSTGDGDTFPYAGIEFEDDIPPNYRISALALCFWVDGVDLKKATEFRKTHPKEAMELSRKAMESGAFGGYFTSNLPNQDAVVWFHNRYANKSQIDIEELTRVEFEGRAKMLKTYDFFKKNMPGFEKSFIVLSSPQLGTRSSRRMKGEYFLTVKDMADNQPFLDTIAVFPDLDRGQASLDHPNMYIPYRALLPKNVDNMFVACRAFSSDKDVQEYFNLIPHCIAFGEAAGTASALALKAGVDIKKVDIKALQKQLAKQGVPLPDVTKKVNFKYEGPALVSAAFSQH, from the coding sequence ATGGCAAAATCCGTCACTATGCAAACAATTAAAGAGCCGGCGCGGGATATCAAGGTTATCCGCGAATGCGATGTTGTCGTCATCGGGGGCGGGCCGGGCGGCATCGGCGCCGCTGTTACCGCCGCCAGGAACGGCGCGGACACCGTGCTCATCGAGCGGTACGGCTATCTGGGCGGCATGGGCACCGGCGGCCTGGTAACGATTATCCCGCTGCTGAGCGACTATTTCGGCAAACAGCAGATTGCCGGCATCACCCAGGAGTGGATCGACCGCCTTATCTCCCGCGACGCCGTGGACTACCCCAAGAAAGAGCACTGGGGCTCCCTGGAGAAGGACCTGGTACGGTACTACTTCGAGCGCAGCTTTTTCATGACGCGGCTGGACCGCGTAAGCTACGCCGCTATCATCGACGCTGAAATTTCCAAGTGCGTCCTCGACGAGATGGTCAAGGAAGCCGGCGTCAAGGTCTACTGCCACGCCTGGGGCACCGAGCCCATCATGGAAGGCAACCGCTGCAAGGGCGTTATCATCGAGAGCAAGGCCGGACGCCAGGCCATCCTGGGCAAAATCGTTATCGATTCCACCGGCGACGGCGATACTTTCCCCTATGCCGGCATCGAGTTTGAAGACGATATCCCCCCGAACTACCGCATCTCCGCCCTGGCGCTCTGTTTCTGGGTGGACGGGGTCGACCTCAAGAAGGCCACCGAATTCCGCAAGACCCACCCCAAGGAAGCCATGGAGCTTTCCCGCAAGGCAATGGAGTCCGGCGCTTTCGGCGGGTATTTTACCAGCAACCTGCCCAACCAGGACGCCGTGGTCTGGTTCCACAACCGCTACGCCAACAAGAGCCAGATCGACATCGAAGAGCTGACCCGCGTCGAGTTCGAAGGCCGGGCCAAGATGCTCAAGACCTACGACTTCTTCAAGAAGAACATGCCGGGCTTTGAAAAGAGTTTTATCGTACTCTCCTCCCCGCAGCTGGGCACCCGCTCCAGCCGCCGCATGAAAGGCGAGTACTTCCTCACCGTTAAAGACATGGCGGATAACCAGCCGTTCCTGGACACCATCGCCGTTTTCCCGGACCTCGACCGCGGCCAGGCGTCCCTGGACCATCCCAATATGTACATTCCCTACCGCGCCCTGCTGCCGAAGAACGTGGACAACATGTTCGTGGCCTGCCGCGCTTTCTCCTCGGACAAGGACGTCCAGGAGTACTTCAACCTCATCCCGCACTGCATCGCTTTCGGCGAGGCCGCCGGTACGGCTTCCGCGCTGGCGCTCAAAGCGGGCGTGGACATCAAGAAGGTGGATATCAAGGCGCTCCAGAAACAGCTCGCCAAACAGGGCGTGCCGCTGCCGGACGTGACCAAGAAAGTCAATTTCAAGTATGAAGGGCCAGCGCTGGTCTCCGCCGCCTTCTCCCAGCACTAG
- a CDS encoding indolepyruvate oxidoreductase subunit beta, with the protein MTAKNEINIIICGTGGQGVVLVSELLGTAAVRGKVAVKGSEVLGMAQRGGSVFSNLRLGGDVIAPMTPEGKCDVLIAVEPSEALRNIQYLAKNSVVVLNTTTVLPYTVYLGKSGYPTQEQMIKKLKEVTQRVIPLDASGLAKEAGSLQAANVVMLGALFGTGLMPIKNETAKEAILGRFKAKVGEINIKAFDLGYAYVQKALKGAAV; encoded by the coding sequence ATGACTGCAAAAAATGAGATTAACATAATAATCTGCGGCACCGGCGGACAGGGCGTGGTGCTGGTATCCGAGCTGCTCGGCACGGCGGCGGTGCGGGGTAAGGTGGCGGTCAAGGGGTCGGAGGTGCTGGGCATGGCGCAGCGCGGCGGCTCGGTCTTCAGCAACCTGAGACTGGGCGGGGACGTTATCGCCCCCATGACGCCGGAAGGCAAGTGCGATGTCCTCATCGCCGTGGAGCCGTCGGAGGCCCTGCGGAATATCCAGTACTTGGCCAAAAACAGTGTGGTCGTCCTCAACACCACTACCGTGCTGCCTTACACCGTTTACCTGGGTAAGAGCGGCTACCCCACGCAGGAACAGATGATCAAAAAGCTTAAGGAAGTCACCCAGCGCGTTATTCCCCTGGATGCCAGCGGTCTGGCTAAAGAGGCGGGCAGCCTCCAGGCGGCCAACGTGGTGATGCTGGGGGCTTTATTCGGCACCGGGCTGATGCCCATTAAGAACGAGACGGCCAAGGAAGCTATCCTGGGTCGCTTTAAAGCCAAGGTGGGGGAGATAAATATCAAGGCCTTCGATTTAGGCTACGCTTACGTCCAGAAAGCGCTCAAGGGCGCGGCGGTCTAG